One region of Zingiber officinale cultivar Zhangliang chromosome 7B, Zo_v1.1, whole genome shotgun sequence genomic DNA includes:
- the LOC122005636 gene encoding uncharacterized protein LOC122005636: MKDFPSCFGESGVQVSDSSSGASKTTQNLVTCLYQAQLFGRSCVINVTWSKNLMGQGLSIEIDDLANQCLCKVEIKPWLFSKRKGSKTMEVEDSKIIVFWDLSAAKFGFGPEPLEGFYVSIIYNNKMILQLGDLTKEAYRKTSISTSNAVFIAKKEHIYGKKIYSTKAQFCDNGQFHEVAIECDTLGLKDPCLEISIDRKRVMQIKRLAWKFRGNQTILVDGLPVEVFWDVHSWLFGAPSASAVFMFQTCLSSEKLLPWSTTEIFRETQPQGLGFSLTLYAWKHE, encoded by the coding sequence ATGAAGGATTTCCCTTCCTGCTTTGGAGAAAGTGGAGTTCAAGTCTCCGATTCCTCGTCGGGAGCCAGCAAGACTACTCAAAATCTGGTAACTTGTCTTTACCAAGCTCAACTCTTTGGCCGGTCGTGTGTAATCAATGTTACATGGAGCAAGAATCTGATGGGGCAAGGGTTGAGCATTGAGATCGACGATTTAGCCAACCAATGCCTCTGCAAGGTGGAAATTAAGCCATGGTTGTTCTCCAAGAGAAAGGGCTCCAAGACCATGGAGGTGGAGGATAGCAAGATAATTGTTTTCTGGGATCTCTCTGCTGCCAAGTTCGGATTTGGCCCTGAGCCTCTTGAAGGTTTCTATGTTTCCATTATCTACAACAATAAGATGATCCTCCAGCTTGGAGATCTAACCAAAGAAGCTTACCGGAAGACTAGTATCAGCACTTCAAATGCAGTATTCATTGCCAAGAAGGAGCATATTTATGGAAAGAAGATCTATTCAACAAAAGCACAATTTTGTGATAATGGTCAATTCCATGAAGTTGCCATAGAGTGTGATACTCTAGGGCTCAAGGATCCCTGCCTTGAGATCAGTATTGACCGGAAACGGGTAATGCAGATCAAGAGACTTGCATGGAAATTCCGTGGCAACCAAACAATTCTTGTCGATGGGCTTCCCGTGGAAGTATTTTGGGATGTTCATAGCTGGCTTTTTGGTGCTCCTTCAGCGAGCGCTGTCTTCATGTTTCAAACTTGCCTTTCATCTGAAAAATTGTTGCCATGGTCTACCACAGAAATTTTCAGGGAGACTCAGCCTCAAGGCCTTGGTTTTTCATTGACTTTATATGCTTGGAAACATGAATAG